From a single Nakaseomyces glabratus chromosome F, complete sequence genomic region:
- the MNL1 gene encoding alpha-1,2-mannosidase MNL1 (CAGL0F09053g~Ortholog(s) have carbohydrate binding, mannosyl-oligosaccharide 1,2-alpha-mannosidase activity and role in endoplasmic reticulum mannose trimming, mannose trimming involved in glycoprotein ERAD pathway), whose protein sequence is MLITVLWLCTLCVVLARPELNYKERTFTKWELDEYKAEVKELIYFGLDEYLGKGFPYDEIRPISCKPKTRNFKDLYDTGTNDVLGNFTTTLIDSLTTVAVLGDRDRFKSLVDLVDSTYPNGFDMDSTVQVFETTIRIIGGLLSSHLYATDPSKKVYLGKKDYNGCLLKLAKDMGDRLLPSYLTKTGLPVPRINLKYKFHGITPDLVNENNAAALSCPMFEFTLLSYLTHDAKYEEITKYAFKKTWDLRSEIGLVPMSFNPQYSYSFGGVTGIGASIDSFYEYALKGSILFDDNYLLDVWHSSYDAIRTHAKEDWYFNTIGTRDGHKATNWVDSLSAFFPGLQVLAGNIEDSVYQHMLFLKLWDTFGGIPERWMMDGIYSFRPLELPWYPLRPEFVESTYFLYRATKDPFYLNVGYRILQDFKFRFKKECGFGGMQDLISGEPQDRMETFVLSETLKYLYLLFDEENEIHADRGNIIFSTEAHPMWITYEMKRDYNEKKFFTDKTYLEHLEEVQLFDWDKKLRDNNEKNKELLNKYADVLKRINKFRNKTKEELSGLMKEKKEELEENGIVESHNAEIGHSQFKDVCKVSKYRQNDAGFSFSNIMSSFKRISEPERIFNTTLIKPNYLDDYAPFEFDKQFYDRWCPRNASSSLAATTLPFDIVLELPGQYELYQYPNGTVNAMKLGNKRKLRLERITRGDIDVYGEFVSDADFSGVNWDLVRQGNAKYENGTALKNNKSLYRVVKIDGVVIPRKQMLFVNSTLFKEVVSFEELYEDPEILHKRDILRAFGVNKDGYLIFNDTVVSNCKII, encoded by the coding sequence ATGCTGATCACTGTCTTATGGCTATGCACATTGTGTGTAGTACTGGCGAGACCGGAATTAAATTATAAAGAGCGGACTTTTACCAAATGGGAATTGGATGAATACAAAGCGGAAGTCAAAGAgttaatttattttggACTGGATGAGTATTTAGGCAAAGGGTTTCCTTACGACGAAATAAGGCCAATAAGTTGCAAACCAAAGACAAGGAATTTTAAGGACCTTTATGATACTGGAACCAATGATGTGTTAGGAAATTTCACAACGACTCTAATAGACTCTTTGACCACAGTGGCAGTTCTTGGTGATAGAGACAGGTTTAAGTCCTTAGTCGATTTAGTTGACTCAACTTACCCAAATGGATTTGATATGGATTCTACTGTTCAAGTCTTTGAAACAACAATTAGAATAATAGGTGGTTTACTCTCAAGTCACTTGTACGCAACAGACCCAAGTAAGAAGGTATATTTGGGCAAAAAAGATTATAATGGTTGCCTTCTGAAATTGGCAAAAGACATGGGAGATAGATTATTGCCGTCTTACTTAACCAAGACAGGTTTGCCAGTTCCAagaataaatttgaaatacAAATTTCATGGAATAACACCAGACTTAGTCAACGAAAACAATGCTGCAGCTCTAAGTTGTCCTATGTTTGAGTTTACATTACTTTCCTATTTAACACATGACGCTAAGTATGAAGAGATCACGAAGTATGCTTTCAAAAAAACATGGGATTTAAGGTCCGAAATAGGCTTAGTACCGATGTCTTTCAATCCCCAATATTCGTATTCATTTGGAGGCGTAACTGGTATAGGTGCCTCAATTGATTCGTTTTATGAATACGCACTGAAAGGTTCAATCctatttgatgataattATCTTCTTGATGTTTGGCATAGTTCATACGATGCAATAAGAACTCACGCCAAGGAAGATTGGTATTTTAATACAATCGGAACGAGAGACGGCCATAAAGCCACCAATTGGGTGGATTCCTTGAGTGCTTTTTTCCCCGGATTGCAAGTTCTGGCTGGAAACATTGAGGACTCGGTTTACCAGCATATGctgtttttgaaattatgGGATACTTTTGGTGGTATTCCTGAAAGATGGATGATGGATGGAATATATAGTTTTAGACCGCTAGAACTGCCCTGGTATCCACTGCGTCCAGAGTTTGTTGAATCCACTTATTTCTTATATAGAGCCACCAAGGATCCTTTTTATCTAAATGTTGGATATCGAATCCTCCaagatttcaaatttaGATTTAAGAAAGAGTGTGGATTTGGTGGTATGCAGGATTTAATTAGTGGTGAGCCACAAGATAGAATGGAGACATTTGTTTTGAGTGAAACACTAAAGTACTTATACTTAttatttgatgaagaaaatgaaatacatGCCGATAGAGgtaatatcatttttagTACAGAGGCCCATCCGATGTGGATTACCtatgaaatgaaaagagactataatgaaaagaagtTCTTCACTGATAAAACCTATTTGGAACACTTAGAAGAGGTTCAACTTTTTGATTGGGATAAAAAACTGAGGGATAATAACGAAAAGAATAAGGAATTGTTGAACAAATATGCAGATGtattgaaaagaattaaCAAGTTTAGAAATAAAACCAAAGAGGAACTTTCTGGCctgatgaaagaaaaaaaggaagaacTGGAAGAGAATGGCATAGTTGAGTCTCACAACGCTGAAATTGGACATAGTCAATTTAAGGACGTGTGTAAGGTAAGCAAATATCGTCAAAATGATGCTGggttttcattttctaatatCATGTCATCATTTAAAAGAATATCAGAGCCGGAGAGGATATTCAACACAACACTCATAAAGCCTAATTATCTAGATGATTATGCACCATTTGAGTTTGATAAACAGTTCTACGATAGGTGGTGTCCACGCAATGCATCATCATCTCTTGCTGCTACAACATTAccatttgatattgttttaGAACTTCCAGGACAATATGAATTATATCAATACCCAAATGGGACTGTTAATGCGATGAAGCTTGGAAACAAAAGGAAGTTACGTCTTGAAAGAATAACTCGTGGCGATATTGACGTGTATGGAGAATTTGTTAGCGATGCAGATTTCTCTGGAGTTAACTGGGACTTAGTTCGACAAGGAAATGCTAAGTATGAAAATGGCACTGCactaaagaataataaaagcCTCTATAGAGTAGTGAAGATTGATGGTGTTGTTATACCTAGGAAACAAATGCTATTCGTTAATTCCACATTGTTCAAAGAGGTAGTAAGTTTCGAGGAACTTTATGAAGATCCTGAAATATTGCATAAGAGAGACATCTTACGTGCATTTGGTGTCAATAAGGATGGCTACTTAATTTTCAATGACACCGTTGTAAGCAACTGTAAAATTATTTAA